A DNA window from Phoenix dactylifera cultivar Barhee BC4 chromosome 13, palm_55x_up_171113_PBpolish2nd_filt_p, whole genome shotgun sequence contains the following coding sequences:
- the LOC120112840 gene encoding SNF1-related protein kinase catalytic subunit alpha KIN10-like isoform X1, with product MTEPNKKKSSKSEALLPKYILGKTLGIGSSCKVKLGQHVLTGCKVAVKILKLQNLKDAEVERVRREIKIMGGLSHPNIIRLYEVIEIKSKIYVVMEYMNHGELYDYIMERGRLKEDEARHIFQQIICGLEFCHLNKVVHRDLKPENLLLDSQLNVKLADFGFSNVMHDGHFLKTSCGSPSYAAPEVVSGKLYAGPEVDIWSCGIILYVLLCGIFPFDADNIPSLFKQIKQGLYTLPTHLSPLAKDLIIRILVVDPLRRFTIPQICEHPWFQYSLPCYLAPPVEEARRGTKKDCDTSYLHQLGGAAKIVRNSPKQQRHCIDNGIASPKLQFPVRRNWTPGIQSPAHPRDIMVEILEVLRRLNICWKEIGNYNIRCKCIPNFWSSLQNKSTSDLRCDPNDASSSRDVDIVDPRSQNAIKFEIQLYKAPQKLYLIDLQRISGPPMLFLELCLLFLSQLQLL from the exons ATGACCGagcccaataaaaaaaaaagcagcaagTCAGAAGCACTATTGCCAAAGTATATATTGGGGAAAACACTTGGAATAGGATCTTCTTGTAAGGTGAAACTTGGTCAGCATGTTTTGACTGGATGTAAAGTTGCTGTTAAGATACTGAAGCTCCAAAATTTAAAAGATGCAGAAGTAGAAAGAG tTAGACGTGAGATTAAGATAATGGGAGGACTTTCACATCCTAATATCATACGGCTATATGAGGTTATAGAGATAAAATCCAAAATTTATGTTGTAATGGAGTATATGAATCATGGGGAGCTATATGATTATATTATGGAAAGGGGTCGACTAAAGGAGGATGAGGCTCGCCATATATTTCAGCAG ATTATATGCGGTCTTGAATTTTGCCACCTTAATAAGGTTGTTCATCGAGACCTTAAGCCGGAGAATTTGCTTCTGGATTCACAACTCAATGTTAAACTTGCAGACTTTGGCTTCAGCAATGTAATGCACGATGGTCATTTTTTGAAGACGAGCTGTGGAAGCCCAAGTTATGCAGCACCAGAG GTAGTCTCAGGTAAATTATATGCTGGACCTGAGGTTGATATCTGGAGTTGTGGTATCATTTTATATGTTCTTCTGTGTGGAATATTTCCTTTTGATGCTGATAATATTCCCAGTTTGTTCAAGCAGATAAAG CAAGGGCTTTACACCCTTCCAACTCATCTATCACCTTTAGCAAAGGATTTAATCATTCGGATTCTTGTTGTTGATCCATTGAGAAGATTTACCATTCCTCAAATCTGCGAACATCCATGGTTTCAGTATAGTCTTCCATGTTATCTTGCTCCGCCTGTAGAAGAAGCAAGACGAGGAACAAAAAAG GACTGTGACACCTCCTATTTGCACCAGTTGGGTGGTGCAGCTAAAATTGTCAGGAACAGTCCTAAGCAGCAGCGACATTGTATTGATAATGGGATAGCATCTCCAAAACTTCAGTTTCCTGTTAGAAGGAACTGGACACCTGGAATTCAG tCACCAGCCCATCCTCGAGACATAATGGTGGAGATTTTGGAAGTCCTCCGGAGGTTAAATATATGCTGGAAAGAAATAGGAAATTACAATATAAGATGCAAGTGTATTCCCAACTTTTGGAGCAGCTTACAAAATAAGTCGACCTCGGATCTGAGGTGCGACCCTAACGACGCATCTTCTAGCAGGGATGTTGACATAGTTGACCCAAGGTCGCAAAATGCcatcaaatttgaaattcag CTTTACAAGGCTCCTCAAAAACTTTACCTCATCGACCTACAGAGGATCAGCGGTCCACCAATGCTTTTTCTTGAACTCTGTCTTTTGTTCCTTTCTCAGCTTCAGCTTCTGTAA
- the LOC120112840 gene encoding SNF1-related protein kinase catalytic subunit alpha KIN10-like isoform X2 — MTEPNKKKSSKSEALLPKYILGKTLGIGSSCKVKLGQHVLTGCKVAVKILKLQNLKDAEVERDFGFSNVMHDGHFLKTSCGSPSYAAPEVVSGKLYAGPEVDIWSCGIILYVLLCGIFPFDADNIPSLFKQIKQGLYTLPTHLSPLAKDLIIRILVVDPLRRFTIPQICEHPWFQYSLPCYLAPPVEEARRGTKKDCDTSYLHQLGGAAKIVRNSPKQQRHCIDNGIASPKLQFPVRRNWTPGIQSPAHPRDIMVEILEVLRRLNICWKEIGNYNIRCKCIPNFWSSLQNKSTSDLRCDPNDASSSRDVDIVDPRSQNAIKFEIQLYKAPQKLYLIDLQRISGPPMLFLELCLLFLSQLQLL, encoded by the exons ATGACCGagcccaataaaaaaaaaagcagcaagTCAGAAGCACTATTGCCAAAGTATATATTGGGGAAAACACTTGGAATAGGATCTTCTTGTAAGGTGAAACTTGGTCAGCATGTTTTGACTGGATGTAAAGTTGCTGTTAAGATACTGAAGCTCCAAAATTTAAAAGATGCAGAAGTAGAAAGAG ACTTTGGCTTCAGCAATGTAATGCACGATGGTCATTTTTTGAAGACGAGCTGTGGAAGCCCAAGTTATGCAGCACCAGAG GTAGTCTCAGGTAAATTATATGCTGGACCTGAGGTTGATATCTGGAGTTGTGGTATCATTTTATATGTTCTTCTGTGTGGAATATTTCCTTTTGATGCTGATAATATTCCCAGTTTGTTCAAGCAGATAAAG CAAGGGCTTTACACCCTTCCAACTCATCTATCACCTTTAGCAAAGGATTTAATCATTCGGATTCTTGTTGTTGATCCATTGAGAAGATTTACCATTCCTCAAATCTGCGAACATCCATGGTTTCAGTATAGTCTTCCATGTTATCTTGCTCCGCCTGTAGAAGAAGCAAGACGAGGAACAAAAAAG GACTGTGACACCTCCTATTTGCACCAGTTGGGTGGTGCAGCTAAAATTGTCAGGAACAGTCCTAAGCAGCAGCGACATTGTATTGATAATGGGATAGCATCTCCAAAACTTCAGTTTCCTGTTAGAAGGAACTGGACACCTGGAATTCAG tCACCAGCCCATCCTCGAGACATAATGGTGGAGATTTTGGAAGTCCTCCGGAGGTTAAATATATGCTGGAAAGAAATAGGAAATTACAATATAAGATGCAAGTGTATTCCCAACTTTTGGAGCAGCTTACAAAATAAGTCGACCTCGGATCTGAGGTGCGACCCTAACGACGCATCTTCTAGCAGGGATGTTGACATAGTTGACCCAAGGTCGCAAAATGCcatcaaatttgaaattcag CTTTACAAGGCTCCTCAAAAACTTTACCTCATCGACCTACAGAGGATCAGCGGTCCACCAATGCTTTTTCTTGAACTCTGTCTTTTGTTCCTTTCTCAGCTTCAGCTTCTGTAA